The following proteins are encoded in a genomic region of Necator americanus strain Aroian chromosome II, whole genome shotgun sequence:
- a CDS encoding hypothetical protein (NECATOR_CHRII.G5901.T1): MYSVAYYEEGDSYDTYDRNMRNSHIEVCADSFSAVPHKGKHIALIEITNDETTNQHHNEVEQLESVAHRIRADLTHRPSSGQKNIRMAPSCNPRSVIPPPPPAPSGEITAHQRKKNELITKSKDTERSSGRERGGDSEPREKVHEEKALGEESSGTRHRSSPSSDKSERIMVVNMRKSLQNVSEHIENGREPKRMTGPRGKPSTNPFGSGIQQRTQLDITPHQINSVQQVVRRMNSGDWPIKIDDEGVRTDPNPKPCKADRMQGSHRTQPETAHNWETLPRNKAAKEIERANSAERVHFESHNKGKNSGMSLENKERHLQRFKDEKDYRSDSSEPCEHTTVSTDSAFASEDCSSAQQLGFSRTAPTYIPANVKHMDTEARLLLLYFKGHRVLLNYLGIGLTESLWHRISTLPLCEVQISIIESARPPVKVTNAEPKNSGTPIQGHRRSAPSKKARRGDRHVPAQSPRLVALERQLRTDVLDNDWGDRHQRCSSDCEVERRESKKVDSRGGRFVKKSAAALIAKKQGYAPQNGLEEANSSEIVDPRIANEIRALREREEELRKSRTELGLPTLDDIMCKFDEGSFASHGGLRSAHSCDHLHQLTNGMICSSQPQVNRSVRFSTNHNNQGESDKKNTKTQQNWYFNTTEDGGQHQRERSERYAPHSNQMDL; this comes from the exons ATGTACTCAGTGGCATATTACGAAGAAG GAGATTCGTATGACACCTATGACAGAAATATGCGGAACAGTCATATTGAAGTCTGTGCTGACAGCTTCAGCGCTGTTCCTCACAAAGGAAAGCACATTGCTCTGATCGAAATAACAAACGACGAAACAACCAACCAACACCACAACGAAGTTGAGCAGCTTGAGAGTGTTGCACACAGAATTCGCGCAGATCTGACGCATCGGCCAAGTTCCGGCCAAAAGAATATCCGAATGGCTCCCAGTTGCAATCCACGGTCCGTGataccaccaccacctccagCTCCTAGTGGGGAGATAACTGCCcatcagagaaagaaaaacgagctTATCACCAAGTCCAAAGATACAGAGAGGTCAAGTGGAAGGGAACGTGGTGGAGACTCCGAGCCTCGTGAGAAAGTGCATGAGGAGAAAGCATTGGGTGAAGAGTCATCCGGTACCAGACACCGCTCATCGCCTTCTTCTGATAAGTCGGAAAGGATTATGGTGGTTAACATGagaaaatcacttcaaaatGTGTCTGAACATATTGAAAATGGTCGTGAACCTAAGCGCATGACGGGCCCAAGAGGCAAGCCATCGACGAATCCGTTTGGAAGTGGGATCCAGCAGAGAACGCAGCTTGATATCACTCCCCATCAAATTAATAGTGTACAGCAAGTAGTGCGTAGAATGAACAGCGGTGATTGGCCGATAAAAATCGATGACGAGGGAGTCAGGACCGACCCCAACCCCAAGCCCTGCAAAGCAGATCGAATGCAAGGGAGTCACCGCACTCAACCAGAAACAGCGCATAACTGGGAAACTCTACCAAGAAATAAGGCAGCAAAGGAAATTGAACGAGCAAACAGCGCAGAACGGGTGCATTTCGAGTCTCACAACAAAGGGAAGAATTCGGGAATGTCCTTGGAGAACAAAGAAAGGCATTTGCAGAGATTTAAAGACG AAAAGGACTATCGTTCTGACAGTAGCGAACCTTGCGAACACACTACTGTATCTACTGATTCTGCCTTTGCCTCGGAGGATTGCAGTTCGGCCCAACAGTTGGGATTTTCACGGACCGCGCCCACATACATTCCTGCAAACGTAAAACATATGGATACCGAGGCACGATTGCTCCTGCTTTATTTCAAGGGACACCGAGTGCTATTGAACTATCTCG GAATTGGGTTAACGGAGAGCCTCTGGCATCGCATTTCTACTCTTCCTCTTTGTGAAGTGCAAATCAGCATTATCGAG AGCGCAAGACCGCCCGTCAAAGTTACGAACGCTGAGCCGAAAAATTCTGGAACCCCAATACAAGGTCATCGACGTTCAGCTCCCAGCAAGAAG GCTCGAAGAGGAGATCGTCACGTTCCCGCACAG AGTCCCCGTCTTGTAGCACTGGAACGACAGCTCCGTACTGATGTCTTGGATAACGACTGGGGAGATCGGCACCAAAGGTGTTCCAGTGACTGTGAggtggaaagaagagaaagtaaaaaagtggACTCCAG AGGTGGACGCTTCGTCAAAAAATCTGCAGCAGCCTTGATCGCTAAGAAACAGGGTTACGCACCCCAAAATGGGCTCGAAGAAGCA AACTCATCGGAAATAGTTGATCCTCGCATAGCAAATGAGATCCGTGCACTTCGCgagagagaagaagaactaCGTAAAAGCAGGACTGAGCTCGGTCTACCGACACTCGATGATATAATGTGCAAGTTCGACGAGGG aagtttTGCGTCACATGGTGGGCTCCGCAGTGCACATTCTTGCGATCATCTGCATCAGCTGACGAACGGAATGATTTGCTCCTCTCAACCACAG GTGAATCGCTCTGTTCGTTTTTCTACCAACCACAACAATCAAGGAGAAAGCGACaagaagaacacaaaaacacagcaaa ATTGGTATTTCAACACAACGGAGGACGGAGGACAACATCAGCGTGAGCGTAGCGAAAG ATATGCTCCGCATTCAAACCAGATGGACCTTTAA
- a CDS encoding hypothetical protein (NECATOR_CHRII.G5903.T1), protein MAVKVDTGEVELQVVSAYAPQMGCSEEEKACFWEDLEQYVQSLEGEEVLLIGGDFNGHVGSRKDGFENCHGGYGFGARNDDLLRILEYAVASDLFMDIFSISRKLSTVSHMSCYGCP, encoded by the coding sequence atggctgtaaaagtagatacaggagaagtggaattgcaagtcgtctctgcttatgcgccacagatgggctgtagtgaagaagagaaggcgtgcttttgggaagatctggagcagtacgtccaatccctggaaggcgaagaagtacttctaatcggaggagacttcaacggacatgtcggttctcggaaagacgggttcgagaattgtcatggtggatacggttttggagctcgtaacgacgacttgttgcgaatcctggagtatgctgttgcaagtgacttgttCATGGACATTTTCTCGAtatcgagaaagctttcgactgtgtcccacatgagctgttatggatgtccatga
- a CDS encoding hypothetical protein (NECATOR_CHRII.G5902.T1) yields the protein MECGPRIEDGSIRVDGTELNKVNCFKYLGSKVTSTGDIDQEGRARVNAAWIKWKTATGVLCDKKAPV from the coding sequence atggagtgcggaccaaggatagaggatggttcaattcgtgtcgatggcaccgaattaaacaaggtgaactgtttcaagtaccttggatccaaagtgacttccacaggcgacattgatcaagaaggtcgagcacgtgttaatgcggcatggataaaatggaaaacggcaacaggcgtactgtgcgacaagaaagccCCTGTTTGA
- a CDS encoding hypothetical protein (NECATOR_CHRII.G5901.T2), whose amino-acid sequence MRVLADDESLGKSFVRYGDADVKVDDRCNAKRESIQRHFSAVAQDSANLLTYFGRAIILDELTRTRNSQLQQYPNDCDTYEMYSVAYYEEGDSYDTYDRNMRNSHIEVCADSFSAVPHKGKHIALIEITNDETTNQHHNEVEQLESVAHRIRADLTHRPSSGQKNIRMAPSCNPRSVIPPPPPAPSGEITAHQRKKNELITKSKDTERSSGRERGGDSEPREKVHEEKALGEESSGTRHRSSPSSDKSERIMVVNMRKSLQNVSEHIENGREPKRMTGPRGKPSTNPFGSGIQQRTQLDITPHQINSVQQVVRRMNSGDWPIKIDDEGVRTDPNPKPCKADRMQGSHRTQPETAHNWETLPRNKAAKEIERANSAERVHFESHNKGKNSGMSLENKERHLQRFKDEKDYRSDSSEPCEHTTVSTDSAFASEDCSSAQQLGFSRTAPTYIPANVKHMDTEARLLLLYFKGHRVLLNYLGIGLTESLWHRISTLPLCEVQISIIESARPPVKVTNAEPKNSGTPIQGHRRSAPSKKARRGDRHVPAQSPRLVALERQLRTDVLDNDWGDRHQRCSSDCEVERRESKKVDSRGGRFVKKSAAALIAKKQGYAPQNGLEEANSSEIVDPRIANEIRALREREEELRKSRTELGLPTLDDIMCKFDEGSFASHGGLRSAHSCDHLHQLTNGMICSSQPQVNRSVRFSTNHNNQGESDKKNTKTQQNWYFNTTEDGGQHQRERSERYAPHSNQMDL is encoded by the exons atgcgagtgctggccgacgacgaaagccttggaaagagttttgtacgctatggagatgcggatgttaaggtggacgataggtgtaacgctaaaagagaaagtatccaacgacact TTAGTGCTGTTGCCCAAGATAGTGCGAATTTACT CACATACTTTGGAAGAGCAATAATTCTGGATGAATTa ACTCGGACAAGGAATTCCCAGCTCCAGCAATACCCAAACGACTGTGACACCTACGAGATGTACTCAGTGGCATATTACGAAGAAG GAGATTCGTATGACACCTATGACAGAAATATGCGGAACAGTCATATTGAAGTCTGTGCTGACAGCTTCAGCGCTGTTCCTCACAAAGGAAAGCACATTGCTCTGATCGAAATAACAAACGACGAAACAACCAACCAACACCACAACGAAGTTGAGCAGCTTGAGAGTGTTGCACACAGAATTCGCGCAGATCTGACGCATCGGCCAAGTTCCGGCCAAAAGAATATCCGAATGGCTCCCAGTTGCAATCCACGGTCCGTGataccaccaccacctccagCTCCTAGTGGGGAGATAACTGCCcatcagagaaagaaaaacgagctTATCACCAAGTCCAAAGATACAGAGAGGTCAAGTGGAAGGGAACGTGGTGGAGACTCCGAGCCTCGTGAGAAAGTGCATGAGGAGAAAGCATTGGGTGAAGAGTCATCCGGTACCAGACACCGCTCATCGCCTTCTTCTGATAAGTCGGAAAGGATTATGGTGGTTAACATGagaaaatcacttcaaaatGTGTCTGAACATATTGAAAATGGTCGTGAACCTAAGCGCATGACGGGCCCAAGAGGCAAGCCATCGACGAATCCGTTTGGAAGTGGGATCCAGCAGAGAACGCAGCTTGATATCACTCCCCATCAAATTAATAGTGTACAGCAAGTAGTGCGTAGAATGAACAGCGGTGATTGGCCGATAAAAATCGATGACGAGGGAGTCAGGACCGACCCCAACCCCAAGCCCTGCAAAGCAGATCGAATGCAAGGGAGTCACCGCACTCAACCAGAAACAGCGCATAACTGGGAAACTCTACCAAGAAATAAGGCAGCAAAGGAAATTGAACGAGCAAACAGCGCAGAACGGGTGCATTTCGAGTCTCACAACAAAGGGAAGAATTCGGGAATGTCCTTGGAGAACAAAGAAAGGCATTTGCAGAGATTTAAAGACG AAAAGGACTATCGTTCTGACAGTAGCGAACCTTGCGAACACACTACTGTATCTACTGATTCTGCCTTTGCCTCGGAGGATTGCAGTTCGGCCCAACAGTTGGGATTTTCACGGACCGCGCCCACATACATTCCTGCAAACGTAAAACATATGGATACCGAGGCACGATTGCTCCTGCTTTATTTCAAGGGACACCGAGTGCTATTGAACTATCTCG GAATTGGGTTAACGGAGAGCCTCTGGCATCGCATTTCTACTCTTCCTCTTTGTGAAGTGCAAATCAGCATTATCGAG AGCGCAAGACCGCCCGTCAAAGTTACGAACGCTGAGCCGAAAAATTCTGGAACCCCAATACAAGGTCATCGACGTTCAGCTCCCAGCAAGAAG GCTCGAAGAGGAGATCGTCACGTTCCCGCACAG AGTCCCCGTCTTGTAGCACTGGAACGACAGCTCCGTACTGATGTCTTGGATAACGACTGGGGAGATCGGCACCAAAGGTGTTCCAGTGACTGTGAggtggaaagaagagaaagtaaaaaagtggACTCCAG AGGTGGACGCTTCGTCAAAAAATCTGCAGCAGCCTTGATCGCTAAGAAACAGGGTTACGCACCCCAAAATGGGCTCGAAGAAGCA AACTCATCGGAAATAGTTGATCCTCGCATAGCAAATGAGATCCGTGCACTTCGCgagagagaagaagaactaCGTAAAAGCAGGACTGAGCTCGGTCTACCGACACTCGATGATATAATGTGCAAGTTCGACGAGGG aagtttTGCGTCACATGGTGGGCTCCGCAGTGCACATTCTTGCGATCATCTGCATCAGCTGACGAACGGAATGATTTGCTCCTCTCAACCACAG GTGAATCGCTCTGTTCGTTTTTCTACCAACCACAACAATCAAGGAGAAAGCGACaagaagaacacaaaaacacagcaaa ATTGGTATTTCAACACAACGGAGGACGGAGGACAACATCAGCGTGAGCGTAGCGAAAG ATATGCTCCGCATTCAAACCAGATGGACCTTTAA
- a CDS encoding hypothetical protein (NECATOR_CHRII.G5901.T3), whose amino-acid sequence MRVLADDESLGKSFVRYGDADVKVDDRCNAKRESIQRHFSAVAQDSANLLTYFGRAIILDELTRTRNSQLQQYPNDCDTYEMYSVAYYEEGDSYDTYDRNMRNSHIEVCADSFSAVPHKGKHIALIEITNDETTNQHHNEVEQLESVAHRIRADLTHRPSSGQKNIRMAPSCNPRSVIPPPPPAPSGEITAHQRKKNELITKSKDTERSSGRERGGDSEPREKVHEEKALGEESSGTRHRSSPSSDKSERIMVVNMRKSLQNVSEHIENGREPKRMTGPRGKPSTNPFGSGIQQRTQLDITPHQINSVQQVVRRMNSGDWPIKIDDEGVRTDPNPKPCKADRMQGSHRTQPETAHNWETLPRNKAAKEIERANSAERVHFESHNKGKNSGMSLENKERHLQRFKDEKDYRSDSSEPCEHTTVSTDSAFASEDCSSAQQLGFSRTAPTYIPANVKHMDTEARLLLLYFKGHRVLLNYLGIGLTESLWHRISTLPLCEVQISIIESARPPVKVTNAEPKNSGTPIQGHRRSAPSKKARRGDRHVPAQSPRLVALERQLRTDVLDNDWGDRHQRCSSDCEVERRESKKVDSRWSVFMKGGRFVKKSAAALIAKKQGYAPQNGLEEANSSEIVDPRIANEIRALREREEELRKSRTELGLPTLDDIMCKFDEGSFASHGGLRSAHSCDHLHQLTNGMICSSQPQVNRSVRFSTNHNNQGESDKKNTKTQQNWYFNTTEDGGQHQRERSERYAPHSNQMDL is encoded by the exons atgcgagtgctggccgacgacgaaagccttggaaagagttttgtacgctatggagatgcggatgttaaggtggacgataggtgtaacgctaaaagagaaagtatccaacgacact TTAGTGCTGTTGCCCAAGATAGTGCGAATTTACT CACATACTTTGGAAGAGCAATAATTCTGGATGAATTa ACTCGGACAAGGAATTCCCAGCTCCAGCAATACCCAAACGACTGTGACACCTACGAGATGTACTCAGTGGCATATTACGAAGAAG GAGATTCGTATGACACCTATGACAGAAATATGCGGAACAGTCATATTGAAGTCTGTGCTGACAGCTTCAGCGCTGTTCCTCACAAAGGAAAGCACATTGCTCTGATCGAAATAACAAACGACGAAACAACCAACCAACACCACAACGAAGTTGAGCAGCTTGAGAGTGTTGCACACAGAATTCGCGCAGATCTGACGCATCGGCCAAGTTCCGGCCAAAAGAATATCCGAATGGCTCCCAGTTGCAATCCACGGTCCGTGataccaccaccacctccagCTCCTAGTGGGGAGATAACTGCCcatcagagaaagaaaaacgagctTATCACCAAGTCCAAAGATACAGAGAGGTCAAGTGGAAGGGAACGTGGTGGAGACTCCGAGCCTCGTGAGAAAGTGCATGAGGAGAAAGCATTGGGTGAAGAGTCATCCGGTACCAGACACCGCTCATCGCCTTCTTCTGATAAGTCGGAAAGGATTATGGTGGTTAACATGagaaaatcacttcaaaatGTGTCTGAACATATTGAAAATGGTCGTGAACCTAAGCGCATGACGGGCCCAAGAGGCAAGCCATCGACGAATCCGTTTGGAAGTGGGATCCAGCAGAGAACGCAGCTTGATATCACTCCCCATCAAATTAATAGTGTACAGCAAGTAGTGCGTAGAATGAACAGCGGTGATTGGCCGATAAAAATCGATGACGAGGGAGTCAGGACCGACCCCAACCCCAAGCCCTGCAAAGCAGATCGAATGCAAGGGAGTCACCGCACTCAACCAGAAACAGCGCATAACTGGGAAACTCTACCAAGAAATAAGGCAGCAAAGGAAATTGAACGAGCAAACAGCGCAGAACGGGTGCATTTCGAGTCTCACAACAAAGGGAAGAATTCGGGAATGTCCTTGGAGAACAAAGAAAGGCATTTGCAGAGATTTAAAGACG AAAAGGACTATCGTTCTGACAGTAGCGAACCTTGCGAACACACTACTGTATCTACTGATTCTGCCTTTGCCTCGGAGGATTGCAGTTCGGCCCAACAGTTGGGATTTTCACGGACCGCGCCCACATACATTCCTGCAAACGTAAAACATATGGATACCGAGGCACGATTGCTCCTGCTTTATTTCAAGGGACACCGAGTGCTATTGAACTATCTCG GAATTGGGTTAACGGAGAGCCTCTGGCATCGCATTTCTACTCTTCCTCTTTGTGAAGTGCAAATCAGCATTATCGAG AGCGCAAGACCGCCCGTCAAAGTTACGAACGCTGAGCCGAAAAATTCTGGAACCCCAATACAAGGTCATCGACGTTCAGCTCCCAGCAAGAAG GCTCGAAGAGGAGATCGTCACGTTCCCGCACAG AGTCCCCGTCTTGTAGCACTGGAACGACAGCTCCGTACTGATGTCTTGGATAACGACTGGGGAGATCGGCACCAAAGGTGTTCCAGTGACTGTGAggtggaaagaagagaaagtaaaaaagtggACTCCAGGTGGAGCGTTTTCATGAA AGGTGGACGCTTCGTCAAAAAATCTGCAGCAGCCTTGATCGCTAAGAAACAGGGTTACGCACCCCAAAATGGGCTCGAAGAAGCA AACTCATCGGAAATAGTTGATCCTCGCATAGCAAATGAGATCCGTGCACTTCGCgagagagaagaagaactaCGTAAAAGCAGGACTGAGCTCGGTCTACCGACACTCGATGATATAATGTGCAAGTTCGACGAGGG aagtttTGCGTCACATGGTGGGCTCCGCAGTGCACATTCTTGCGATCATCTGCATCAGCTGACGAACGGAATGATTTGCTCCTCTCAACCACAG GTGAATCGCTCTGTTCGTTTTTCTACCAACCACAACAATCAAGGAGAAAGCGACaagaagaacacaaaaacacagcaaa ATTGGTATTTCAACACAACGGAGGACGGAGGACAACATCAGCGTGAGCGTAGCGAAAG ATATGCTCCGCATTCAAACCAGATGGACCTTTAA
- a CDS encoding hypothetical protein (NECATOR_CHRII.G5904.T1), whose protein sequence is MDRIRKLFLRNAAPEEAHEPPLRTGVFRRRRNSSKTSKRTQDSTESGVRRSRNKSQGGKHTNRRSRGGSISHNKKFLKNIGAKTKERVRKVRTLTDSRIHGSKPSELVRKSVENRSQSKCSNSRRKAVHPETAEKRRRAKYGKVSETKVEDFTKFETVSAAARPAVSKNLARAKRKHKHSNRNEQRGAEGSVAKEMENSLMTSTPKSQTGSGWTITEEQSGISSRKEQTSSDHPGSSSKTYRSGEHPSHSPGKTEASSDRELVTAKEAGPSMPHEESKPLSDAAEIHSENSPFLNGQLECREVRSVRATKDEEMPSFSFICKTVSSTLLQILAQASKRRSGGPGRRAAMVARLRLGRFNHATKVSGQ, encoded by the exons ATGGATCGCATTCGAAAGCTTTTTCTCCG aaatgcTGCTCCTGAAGAAGCA CATGAACCACCGTTACGAACGGGGGTGTTTCGACGTCGACGGAATTCTTCAAAGACATCAAAGCGGACACAGGATAGCACTGAATCGGGTGTTCGTCGATCGCGGAACAAATCGCAGGGCGGT AAACATACAAATCGTCGGTCGAGGGGCGGCAGTATATCTCACAACAAGA AGTTTCTGAAGAATATCGGAGctaaaacaaaagaacgagTGCGAAAGGTTCGCACGTTAACTGACTCTAGAATTCACGGTTCAAAACCAAGCGAATTAGTTCGGAAATCCGTCGAGAACCGTAGTCAGTCTAAATGTTCT AATTCACGCCGCAAGGCCGTACATCCTGAAACagcagaaaagagaaggagagcAAAATACGGAAAAGTGTCTGAAACAAAA GTGGaagatttcacaaaatttgaaacagTATCAGCTGCAGCACGCCCTGCTGTTTCGAAGAACCTAGCACGAGCTAAAAGAAAGCATAAACATAGCAATAGAAACGAACAGAGGG GTGCTGAAGGAAGCGTCGCTAAAG aaatggaaaacagTCTGATGACATCAACTCCAAAAAGTCAGACCGGTAGTGGATGGACAATAACTGAAGAACAAAGTGGGATATCATCCAGAAAGGAGCAAACGAGTAGCGACCATCCCGGCTCTTCAAGCAAAACTTACCGAAGCGGTGAACATCCGAGCCATTCGCCAGGAAAAACTGAGGCATCTAGCGATCGTGAACTGGTTACGGCAAAAGAGGCGGGACCATCCATGCCTCATGAAGAAAGCAAACCTCTCTCTGATGCCGCTG AAATCCATTCTGAAAATAGCCCATTCCTCAATGGACAATTGGAATGCCGTGAAGTTAGAAGTGTAAGGGCAACGAAGGATGAAGAAATGCCAAGTTTCTCTTTTATATG caaaacagTGTCCTCTactctgctgcaaatcctagctcaggcctcaaagcggcgcagcggcggccctggccgtcgggcagctatggtggcgagacttcgtctcggcaggttcaaccatgccacaaaggtgtccggccagtag
- a CDS encoding hypothetical protein (NECATOR_CHRII.G5904.T2), giving the protein MKKCQVSLLYDDNLCIQEKGKEKLDKQKRTSDKNRIDVHHRVLITVKTVSSTLLQILAQASKRRSGGPGRRAAMVARLRLGRFNHATKAASLLGRKAHRGQHPCRVILLMSTMCSSEAKAYPRRDAHCPRPGNVANMRGLPGGGRSRPKKNSVTAVDRLSDRLMAVKVDTGEVELQVVSAYAPQMGCSEEEKACFWEDLEQYVQSLEGEEVLLIGGDFNGHVGSRKDGFENCHGGYGFGARNDDLLRILEYAVASDLFMDIFSISRKLSTVSHMSCYGCP; this is encoded by the exons ATGAAGAAATGCCAAGTTTCTCTTTTATATG ACGATAACCTGTGTATTCAAGAAaaaggcaaagaaaaattagacaaACAAAAGCGAACTTCAGATAAAAATCGAATTGATGTTCATCACCGTGTACTCATAACAGT caaaacagTGTCCTCTactctgctgcaaatcctagctcaggcctcaaagcggcgcagcggcggccctggccgtcgggcagctatggtggcgagacttcgtctcggcaggttcaaccatgccacaaag gctgctagcttgctagggCGAAAAGCtcaccgaggacaacacccctgtcgcgtcatactgctaatgtctactatgtgttcttcagaagctaaggcgtaccccagaagagacgcgcattgtcctcgtccgggcaatgtggcaaatatgcgagggctaccgggtggaggacggagccggccaaagaa aaatagcgtcacagcggtggatcgactatcggatcgcttgatggctgtaaaagtagatacaggagaagtggaattgcaagtcgtctctgcttatgcgccacagatgggctgtagtgaagaagagaaggcgtgcttttgggaagatctggagcagtacgtccaatccctggaaggcgaagaagtacttctaatcggaggagacttcaacggacatgtcggttctcggaaagacgggttcgagaattgtcatggtggatacggttttggagctcgtaacgacgacttgttgcgaatcctggagtatgctgttgcaagtgacttgttCATGGACATTTTCTCGAtatcgagaaagctttcgactgtgtcccacatgagctgttatggatgtccatga
- a CDS encoding hypothetical protein (NECATOR_CHRII.G5904.T3), whose amino-acid sequence MVDHQKLFVIVSLQQFPQAATSIEHLMDRIRKLFLRNAAPEEAHEPPLRTGVFRRRRNSSKTSKRTQDSTESGVRRSRNKSQGGKHTNRRSRGGSISHNKKFLKNIGAKTKERVRKVRTLTDSRIHGSKPSELVRKSVENRSQSKCSNSRRKAVHPETAEKRRRAKYGKVSETKVEDFTKFETVSAAARPAVSKNLARAKRKHKHSNRNEQRGAEGSVAKEMENSLMTSTPKSQTGSGWTITEEQTKLTEAVNIRAIRQEKLRHLAIVNWLRQKRRDHPCLMKKANLSLMPLKSILKIAHSSMDNWNAVKLEV is encoded by the exons ATGGTTGATCATCAAAAGCTCTTTGTTATAGTTAGTCTCCAGCAGTTTCCgcag GCGGCCACGTCGATCGAGCACCTCATGGATCGCATTCGAAAGCTTTTTCTCCG aaatgcTGCTCCTGAAGAAGCA CATGAACCACCGTTACGAACGGGGGTGTTTCGACGTCGACGGAATTCTTCAAAGACATCAAAGCGGACACAGGATAGCACTGAATCGGGTGTTCGTCGATCGCGGAACAAATCGCAGGGCGGT AAACATACAAATCGTCGGTCGAGGGGCGGCAGTATATCTCACAACAAGA AGTTTCTGAAGAATATCGGAGctaaaacaaaagaacgagTGCGAAAGGTTCGCACGTTAACTGACTCTAGAATTCACGGTTCAAAACCAAGCGAATTAGTTCGGAAATCCGTCGAGAACCGTAGTCAGTCTAAATGTTCT AATTCACGCCGCAAGGCCGTACATCCTGAAACagcagaaaagagaaggagagcAAAATACGGAAAAGTGTCTGAAACAAAA GTGGaagatttcacaaaatttgaaacagTATCAGCTGCAGCACGCCCTGCTGTTTCGAAGAACCTAGCACGAGCTAAAAGAAAGCATAAACATAGCAATAGAAACGAACAGAGGG GTGCTGAAGGAAGCGTCGCTAAAG aaatggaaaacagTCTGATGACATCAACTCCAAAAAGTCAGACCGGTAGTGGATGGACAATAACTGAAGAACAAA CAAAACTTACCGAAGCGGTGAACATCCGAGCCATTCGCCAGGAAAAACTGAGGCATCTAGCGATCGTGAACTGGTTACGGCAAAAGAGGCGGGACCATCCATGCCTCATGAAGAAAGCAAACCTCTCTCTGATGCCGCTG AAATCCATTCTGAAAATAGCCCATTCCTCAATGGACAATTGGAATGCCGTGAAGTTAGAAGTGTAA
- a CDS encoding hypothetical protein (NECATOR_CHRII.G5899.T3), protein MDGYFHFQNILRYGISEKGSELVEHRRTSERCCAATVSKDADSTKMAAFFNGTEEYAYLSGGTTPVFSSNSSDFSFDFRAVSLDGAVWWESEWNGSDRKDFLIIHLRKGHVNVAVNLGNDSLKSVSTNKIVTRGKWHRVSVERREHRTTVSVDDKLTTIISSEGDTQLNTNGLVYLGGRIGDAKRHRIRGTFVGCIRRVKIRGIYVDLFEDVVSSAIPSHCQPDIEG, encoded by the exons ATGGATGGGtactttcattttcagaacATTCTTCGCTACGGAATATCGGAAAAAGGAAGCGAGTTAGTGGAACATCGAAGGACCTCGGAAAGATGCTGCGCTGCTACAGTAAGCAAAG ATGCGGACAGCACGAAAATGGCGGCTTTCTTCAACGGAACCGAGGAGTACGCGTACCTGAGCGGAGGAACGACACC AGTCTTCTCATCAAATTCTTCTGATTTCTCGTTCGACTTTCGAGCCGTTTCATTGGACGGCGCTGTATGGTGGGAATCAGAATGGAATGGATCTGACAGAAAAGACTTCCTCATCATCCACCTCAGAAAAGGCCATGTGAACGTAGCTGTGAACCTGGGGAACGACTCACTGAAATCGGTCTCAACCAATAAAATCGTGACCCGTGGCAAGTGGCATCGCGTCTCAGTAGAAAG ACGAGAACACAGGACAACGGTGAGTGTCGACGATAAACTAACAACAATAATCTCCTCTGAAGGAGATACACAGTTGAATACGAATGGACTTGTTTATCTGG GAGGACGGATAGGCGACGCTAAGCGTCACCGCATCAGAGGCACATTCGTTGGTTGCATTAGACGTGTAAAAATCCGGGGAATCTATGTGGACCTTTTTGAGGACGTGGTTTCCTCTGCGATTCCTTCACATTGCCAACCAGATatcgagggatga